In the Aquimarina spinulae genome, AGCTAAATTCAATTGGCTTTTTAAGATCTGATAAAAAAATTATATAATTATAATGAAAGATAAGTTTTATCAATACATACAAGACTTACAAGATACTATAACCTCAAAATTAGAAGAAATAGATGGTAAAGCTAAATTTCAGGAAGATCTATGGGAGCGTTCTGAAGGAGGCGGAGGAAGAACCCGTGTGATCGAAAATGGAAATGTATTTGAAAAAGGAGGTGTGAATATTTCTGGAGTTCATGGGGCACTTCCCAAAGCCATGCAAAGCTATTTTAAAGTAGGTGAGGTTGACTTTTTTGCCTGTGGTTTATCATTAGTACTACATCCCAAAAATCCAATGGTACCGACAGTACATGCCAATTGGCGTTATTTTGAAATGTATGATAAAAACGGAACAATTGTAGATAGCTGGTTTGGAGGAGGACAGGATTTAACACCATACTATTTGTTTGATGAGGATGCAAGGCATTTTCACCAGGTATGTAAAAATTCTTGTGATAAACACGACCCAGATTTTTATACTGTATATAAAAAGAAATGTGATGAGTATTTCTATAATACACATCGCGGAGAAGGCCGTGGAGTAGGAGGTTTATTTTTTGATTATTGTAAGGCCAATGATGAGATGTCGATGCAAAACTGGTATGATTTTGTAACCGAAGTAGGAAATAGTTTTTTAGAAGCGTATACTCCAATTGTAGAAAAAAGAAAAGAGCTGCCATATACAGAAACGCAAAGAGATTGGCAGGAAATTCGACGTGGACGTTATGTAGAATTTAATCTGGTACATGATAAAGGAACTCTATTTGGGCTAAAAACTAATGGAAGAATAGAAAGTATTTTAATGAGTCTTCCTCCTCATGTACAATGGCGATATGATTACCACCCAGAAATGGGTAGCGAAGAAGCGCGATTAGTAGAAGTACTAACAAACCCTGTAGATTGGGTATAATACCTTTACAACTTGAATTTACTGTAGTAAAAAACATTTTTTCTTGATCAATTAGAGAAAGAGGATGTTAATTTTAACGTAAAAAAGTTTATTTCCAATTTAGACCATAGAGTATGATAATTGGCCGTTTTATCACATGGTGTAATGCCATATAATACTTACTTAAAACTTAAAATAGAAAGAAAAAATCAGTTAAAGTGCTTAAAAATTCGGCTGAATGACAATTATGTGGTTTTTTTTTATTAACTTGCAAGACAATCATTTAGGGCTTATCTATATAATGTTATAATAATTAACACAAATGCCTTATGAAAAAAATTCTACTATTGCTAATCGTAATCCTTATTGTAGGATGCGAATTTTTACCCAAAGAATCTAAGTTTTCTAAGTTTTCGAAAAACACAATCGAATTTAGAAATAATACTATTGTGCTTACCAGTGCCTATTCTAAAACATCTCCCGAAG is a window encoding:
- the hemF gene encoding oxygen-dependent coproporphyrinogen oxidase, encoding MKDKFYQYIQDLQDTITSKLEEIDGKAKFQEDLWERSEGGGGRTRVIENGNVFEKGGVNISGVHGALPKAMQSYFKVGEVDFFACGLSLVLHPKNPMVPTVHANWRYFEMYDKNGTIVDSWFGGGQDLTPYYLFDEDARHFHQVCKNSCDKHDPDFYTVYKKKCDEYFYNTHRGEGRGVGGLFFDYCKANDEMSMQNWYDFVTEVGNSFLEAYTPIVEKRKELPYTETQRDWQEIRRGRYVEFNLVHDKGTLFGLKTNGRIESILMSLPPHVQWRYDYHPEMGSEEARLVEVLTNPVDWV